The genomic region AAGACATATATAGTAAATAGAGTCTGAAACCGCAGTCATCTGCTCATATCCCTTCACTAAGCGATTTTCAAGACGCCAGGCAGGTAAGCTAAACTCTTGATCCTTTAAATTTGTAAAAAATAGATCATCACTCTGAGTATTTATAAACCAGTACTTACTATCATGCTCTTCAAGAAGTTTAAATCCTTTTAAATCTCGAAGTTCTTCAAAAACTTCGAGACGATCTTTAAATACATTATAGCGGTACCAGTTTTGATTAGAGTACACAGCGATTTGATTGTTAATACTATAAATCTGAGAATTAAAATGTTTCAAGCTATCTAAGCTTGGGACATCCTGTACTCGAACTGCTTTATTGAGTTTCTCTGAAAACTGAACTCTATAAATTCCTTCGTAAGGATGGGCTGCCCATAAAACATTCTCATTCTCAAAAACCATTTTCTTAACCGGGAAGCCTATATTATCAATCTTATAGAACGAAGAATCGGTTACCACACCAATCCCGGTATAAGTACCTACCAAAATCTGATTTTTTGGCGACAATGTGGTATGAAAACTTCCGGTAGAATTGTCCAAAATTTTAAGTTTATTATTTAAAATCTCAAAAGTTGAAGAATTACTATTACTGATAACCTTATCCCCAATCTTCGCCAAATTCCAGGAATGTCCTTCTCCACCTTCTATCAAACGCAATCCCGACTCATCTAAAAAATAAACCCCGGTATTACTAGCCAGGTATATCTTATTTGATTCTTTAATTAAATCGTAAACAGCTCCCAGTTCCCCCGTGGTATTTGTATAAAATTTAATAGGGGAATCTATATCCATTCTGTCTATACCATTATCTAAGCCCAGCCATAATTGACCTTTAAAAACATCTAAAGCCAGAACAGTATTATTTTGCAAGCCGTTGGATCTGTTAAACACCTGGATTCCTTCGTTATTTCTATTCCATTTTAGAAAACCATTTTTTAAAGTTCCGATGATAAGATTCTCATGATCGAGACTTAAAATTTTATTTAATTCAGATTTTTCGATAGCATCATTAAGGTTACCTGGCATTAAATTGAATTCATCATTCTTTTTATCTAAATAAAAAATTTGTTCTCTGGTACCCGCAATTAATTGATCGTTATGGACCTCTAAATCAGCGATAGTATTCCCAGTCAATTTTGAGGAAGGCTCAAAAAATTGTAGTTTATCAGCATGGTTTAAAAAAAAGATTCCATCTCGACCTTTAGCTACCCAAAGCTTATTTTGAAAAACCTTCATCCCTGTAAAAACACCGTTGGAAATTTTGATTATTTTATCCCCATCGTACTTATACAAAGCTCCAAAAGATCGAAAATAAATACTGTCGTTATAGGCCATGATTCCCCAAAACTCCTCGTCCCCTAACGCTATATCCTTAAATAAAGGATTTAAGGAATGATATGAATATCCCCCCATATCATTTCTTTCCCAATACCCGAATTCTCGATAAGATCCTGTAAAAATTTTGCCTTTATAAGCATAGACTGAACGAATAATGGCACCAGAATTTAAACTGAATAATTTCCAGGTCTGTCCGTTAAAAATTAACAGGCCTCTATTGTTTGCAACGTAAATCATACCCGTTTCATCTATAGAAATATCCCAATTTTGGCTGGCAGCATCATAGGCTATAGATGAATAGTTTTGTATAGGTGGATTTAGTTGTTGAGCAGTAGAACAAAAAGAATGAAAAATACTAATTATTAGTACGATACAGCAAATAGTACTTCTAATATAGAAACCATTTGTGCAGGTAAAAAATTTTGCTTTCATACTTCAAAAATACAATATTTTATTACTTCTGAAATCATTCTTATAAAAACTCAAGTTTAATATTGGATTTAATCCGTTTTATAGGAATATTTCCTATTTTTGAAGAAATTGATTTTTGGAATGAATTACGATAGAATAAAAGAAAAACTAGAAATTCTGGCCGATGCTGCAAAATATGATGTCTCTTGCTCAAGTAGTGGCAGCAACCGAAAAAATAAGAATAATGGTCTTGGAGATTCTTCCGGTATGGGTATTTGCCACAGCTATAGCGAAGATGGACGCTGCATTTCACTCTTAAAAATATTACTGACGAATCATTGTATTTATGATTGTGCTTACTGTGTAACTAGAAGAACTAATGATATTAAGCGGGCTGCCTTTAAAGTACAGGAAGTAGTAGACCTGACCATAAATTTTTATCGCCGCAATTATATAGAAGGACTTTTTTTAAGCTCTGGTATTTTTAAAAATGCCGATTATACGATGGAACGTTTAATCAAAGTCGCCAAAAAGCTAAGAGAAGAAGAAAATTTTAATGGCTATATTCATTTAAAATCGATTCCTGGTGCGAGTGATGAACTAATGAGAGAAGCTGGATTATACGCAGATCGCCTAAGCGTTAATATAGAAGTTCCTACAGTATCAGGTTTAAAGCTGCTGGCTCCGGAAAAAAAGCATGAAGATTTCACAAAACCAATGGAGAAGGTTAAAAATGAAATTATTCAGTTTAAGCAAGAAAAAAAGTTTCTAAAAAGTACGCCTAAATATGCTCCGGCCGGGCAAAGCACTCAAATGATCGTAGGAGCCACCGGAGAAAGCGATAGGGATATTATGTACTCTGCCAATTATTATTATAAGCAATATAATATGAAAAGGGTATATTACTCTGGCTACGTTCCCATTTCTACAGATCCAAGGCTTCCTTCTATTACCTCACAGGTACCAATGCTACGGGAAAATAGATTATACCAAACAGATTGGCTATTACGATTTTATGGTTTTGATATTCGGGAATTGCTTAATAACCACCATCCAAACCTTGATTTAGATATCGATCCTAAATTAAGCTGGGCCCTTAGGAATCAGCATTTATTTCCCATCAATATCAATTTAGCAGATAAAACTATGCTGGCCAGAGTGCCTGGTTTAGGAATGCGATCAGTTCATAAAATCATCCAGGCAAGAAAATATAGAAACTTGAATTGGGAACATTTAAAAGCCATTGGTGTCGCTTTAAATCGCGCTAAATACTTTATCGTTTGTAATTCCAGGTTATGGGAGAAGAAAGACTGGACTGCAGATCAGATAAAATCAAAAATATTAAAAACAAGCTCCGGAAAATTCAGGAAAGATTATTCAAACCAATTAAACCTGTTTGAACATGCCGTCTAGAATATTAATATATGATGGTACCTTTAAAGGGCTACTCACTTGCATCTTCCAGATTTATGAGGAACGCTTAAACGATTTCACAATTCATCCGGAAGGGTATAATCAAACCGATTTTTTTGCTAAGCATGAAGTGGTGGTTACAGATTTAGAAAAATCGGCGCGCGTTTTAAAAAGTTTTAAAAATTATACTTCAAAAAAAGCCGTGCATCGTATTTATCGTGCCTTTTTATCTGAAATTCCGGGAGTAGAACTTCTAATTGTTGAATTTTTTAGACATGTTTTTAGGCACAAATCAGACCTTTCTGATGATTTTTCATACCCACCAGTTCTAAAAATCGCTCAAATAGAAAGAAAAGTAGGAAGAGAAAAGCACCGAATGGAAGCTTTTATAAGATTTGAATTGCTAAAAGATGGAATTTTTTTCACAAAAGTTGCCCCAGATTTTAACGTTTTACCCTTAATTTTAAAACATTTTAAGAACAGATATGCCGATCAAAAGTGGGTGATTTATGATGAAAAACGACAATTTGGACTCTTCTACGATCTAAAAAAAGTAGTCACAATCAGCATAAATTTTGAAAAAAAATCAAAAAACAACCCTGATGTTCTACATGAAAACGAAATAAGCTTCCAAAAATTATGGAAATCATATTTTGAATCGACTAACATAAAATCACGTAAAAACACCAAATTGCACCTTCAACATGTACCAAAGCGTTATTGGAAATATTTAACGGAAAAGACTATATTCATGTAATGAAAATTAGTTTACATTTGTTCGTTCAACTAATTAAACATTATAACGATGAAAAAATTATTTTTATTATTTGCTGTAGCAACAATGACGGTTTCTATGTATTCTTGTAGAGAAACTACTGAAGAAAACGCAGAAGAGAACATGGAACAAATGGGTGAAGACGTAGAGAATAGCGTTGATGAAGCTGCTGATGAAACTGAGGAGGCAATGGATAAAGCTGGCGACAAGATCGAAGAAGCAGGTCAGGAAGTTGAAGACGAAGTAGAGAACAACGACGACATGTAATTCTCTCTTCCCTCGGGAAAAAATCTAAAAGCCACTCGTCGTAGTGGCTTTTTTTAGCTTAACATAAAATCAAAAACTAAATAATCATGAAAAAATTAATCTTATCTGTATTTGTTGTAGCATTCGCTTTTACTTTTCAATCGTGTAGAGAATCCACTGGTGAAAAAACAGAAGAAGCTGTAGAAGCCATAGGTGAGGATATCGAAAATAATGTAGAGCAGGCTGGTGAAAAAATAGAAGAAGGCGCTAATAAAGTAAAAGAAGAAGTTGATGAAGAGATTCATGAAACCGATGATGTAAATGGCGAAGAAGCCAATGATGATATATAAATTAGCGAGAGCGAATTATATGCCTGTTATAAATAAAAGAGGCTGCAAATTTTGCAGCCTTTTATTTTTTCCTTTCGATCACATAATTCACCATTAATTCTAAGGATTCTTTATACCGGGATTCTGGATATTCATCAAGTATTTTCAAAGCTTCTTGTTGGAAGAGAATCATTTGCGAACTCGCATATTCCAAACCTCCCTTATCCTTCACAAAAGCAATAACTTCTTTTACCCGTTTCTTATCCTTATTATGATTTTTAACCGAATTGATTATCCAGGCTTTTTCTTTTTTATCGGAATGATTAAGTGCATAAATTAAAGGCAAAGTCATTTTTTGCTCTTTAATATCGATCCCAGTGGGCTTTCCTATCTTTTCTTCGCCATAATCAAAAAGATCGTCTTTGATCTGGAAGGCCATTCCAATAAGCTCACCAAACCGACGCATGTTTTCTACATCACCTGAGTCTGGTTTTACCGATGCAGCCCCCAAACTACAGCAGGCTGCAATAAGCGTAGCTGTTTTTTGACGGATAATATCGTAGTAGACCTCTTCGGTAATATCTAAACGACGAGCCTTTTCTATTTGAAGCAATTCTCCTTCGCTCATCTCTCTTACCGCTACCGAGATAATCTTTAATAAATCGAAATCATTGTTGTCGATAGATAATAAAAGTCCTTTAGAAAGTAAGTAATCCCCAACGAGCACCGCAATCTTATTTTTCCAAAGTGCATTAATACTAAAAAATCCTCTCCTGCGGTTACTATCATCCACAACATCATCATGAACCAGCGTAGCTGTGTGAATAAGTTCGATGACTGAAGCACCTCGATAGGTTCGCTCGTTTACTTTTCCATCTGAAACCATCTTTGCGACCAAAAAGACAAACATAGGTCGCATTTGCTTCCCTTTTCGATTTACGATATAATGGGTAATTCGATTTAAAAGGGCCACTTTAGAAGACATGGATTGGAAGAACTTTTTTTCGAAAAGTTCCATTTCTCTTTCAACCGGAAGTTTTATTTGAGAGATTATCTTCATAAAGTCCGCAAAGATAGCTTAATTCACCAAATTGAAGATAAATTATGAGGCCGATTTATTGGCTAATTGCCCACAAGCAGCATCTATATCCTTCCCGCGAGATCGTCTTACCGTAACTGTAATGCCATTTTGCTCTAACAACTGCTGATACATAGCTGTTGCCTGCGAAGATGCCTGCTGAAAATCCCCATCATCGATAGGATTGTATTCAATTAAATTTACTTTACAAGGCACGAATTTACAGAATCTCACTAAAGCCATCGCATCCTTACGGGTGTCATTTACATCCTTCCAAACGATATACTCGTAGGTAATACGACTTTTGGTTTTGGAATACCAGTATTCTAAAGCCTCACGCAAATCTTCTAAAGGAAATGTTTCATTAAAAGGCATAATCCTGGTACGAACTTCATCAGTAGCGGCATGAAGCGAAACCGCTAATTTTATTTTAGCTTCGTCGTCTGCGAGCTTTTTAATCATTTTAGGCACACCAGAGGTAGAAATGGTAATACGCTTTGCAGACATGCCTAAACCTTCGTCTGAAGTGATCTTTTCTACCGCTTTCATCACATTATTGTAATTCATAAGCGGCTCTCCCATGCCCATAAACACAATATTGCTTAAAGGACGATCAAAATACAATCGACTTTCATTATCAATCGCCACTACCTGATCGTAAATTTCATCTGGATTAAGATTTCGCATACGCTTTAAACGTGCTGTAGCGCAAAACTGGCAATCTAAGCTACATCCTACCTGAGAAGAAACACAGGCTGTTGTCCTGGTTGGTGTAGGAATAAGAACAGATTCTACCGTAAGATTGTCATGTAGTTTTACCGCATTCTTAATAGTCCCGTCGCTACTTCGTTGCATTTGATCTACACGAATATGATTGATCACAAAATTCTCAGCAAGCATGGCACGGGTTTGCTTAGAAATGTTAGTCATTTCGTCAAAATCATGAGCTCCCTTACTCCAAAGCCATTCATAAACCTGTGATCCTCTAAAGGATTTATCACCGTGCTCCACGAAAAACTCCTGAAGTTGCTTTTTGGTTAAAGCTCGTATATCTTTTTTCTTATTCTCCACAACACAAAATTACAAAGATTTTGAGGATATATTCATACCTCTTAAAATGCAAAAGGCCACAACTTTATGCGATTGTGGCCTTTTAACTTTTGTTCTAATTTCTTATAAGATTAACATGGCATCACCATAAGTATAGAATCTATATTTTTCTTTTACCGCCTCTTCGTAAGCTCTCATCATAAAATCATGACCCGCAAAAGCAGAAATCATCATCAATAACGTAGATTTTGGGGTATGGAAATTCGTCACCATACAGTTTGCTATACTAAAATCGTAAGGAGGAAAGATAAATTTATTGGTCCATCCACCAAACTCATTTAAAGTTTGATTTGACGAAACTGAACTTTCTAAAACTCTCATTACCGTAGTACCAACTGCACAAACCTTACGTTTCTCTGTTTTTGCTTTATTGATGGTATGTACCGCATCGCCTTTTACGAAGGCTTCTTCACTATCCATTTTATGTTTGCTAAGATCTTCTACCTCAACCGGGCTAAAAGTTCCTAAGCCTACATGAAGGGTCACCTCTGCAAAATTAACTCCTTTTATTTCCAAACGTTTCAATAAATGCTTAGAAAAATGAAGTCCTGCTGTAGGCGCAGCTACCGCTCCTTCTTCTTTGGCATAAATTGTTTGATAACGTTCCTGATCTTCAGGCTGTACATCTCTTTTTATATACTTTGGTAGTGGTGTTTCTCCTAGTTCTTTAAGCTTTCTTCTAAAATCTTCATAAGATCCATCATAAAGAAAACGCAAAGTTCTACCTCTAGAGGTGGTATTATCAATAACTTCGGCTACTAAACTTTCGTCATCACCAAAATAAAGCTTATTACCAATTCTGATTTTTCGTGCAGGGTCTACTAAAACATCCCAAAGTTTGGTTTCTGCATTTAATTCTCTCAATAAGAAC from Zunongwangia profunda SM-A87 harbors:
- a CDS encoding sensor/regulator hybrid, which produces MKAKFFTCTNGFYIRSTICCIVLIISIFHSFCSTAQQLNPPIQNYSSIAYDAASQNWDISIDETGMIYVANNRGLLIFNGQTWKLFSLNSGAIIRSVYAYKGKIFTGSYREFGYWERNDMGGYSYHSLNPLFKDIALGDEEFWGIMAYNDSIYFRSFGALYKYDGDKIIKISNGVFTGMKVFQNKLWVAKGRDGIFFLNHADKLQFFEPSSKLTGNTIADLEVHNDQLIAGTREQIFYLDKKNDEFNLMPGNLNDAIEKSELNKILSLDHENLIIGTLKNGFLKWNRNNEGIQVFNRSNGLQNNTVLALDVFKGQLWLGLDNGIDRMDIDSPIKFYTNTTGELGAVYDLIKESNKIYLASNTGVYFLDESGLRLIEGGEGHSWNLAKIGDKVISNSNSSTFEILNNKLKILDNSTGSFHTTLSPKNQILVGTYTGIGVVTDSSFYKIDNIGFPVKKMVFENENVLWAAHPYEGIYRVQFSEKLNKAVRVQDVPSLDSLKHFNSQIYSINNQIAVYSNQNWYRYNVFKDRLEVFEELRDLKGFKLLEEHDSKYWFINTQSDDLFFTNLKDQEFSLPAWRLENRLVKGYEQMTAVSDSIYYICLKDGFARVDLAALMKEQHQLFIAEPFVAGFQDANKTYSLMEKPNIPHKHASLVTLDLGLPFSDSRNIAYRLVGNDTVSGIVENGELIFQNLDYGDYSLEIYPFGTNGKDFKTFEFTVLPPWYLSFWMKGIYMLLFISGVGLIFLYNRRRLKKHQLIIEQKFEKEHKERIVRLERERLMDEIDMKRKELANTTMMAAKKNEVLMEIQGELNKDKAKINEYRLKHIMNKINGAVKSKDEWQVFETNFNEIHEDFFKDVLDAYPNLTSKDLKLCSYLRMNLTSKEIAPLMGISVRGVEVHRYRLRKKMDLDKTENLTNFLIKKF
- a CDS encoding putative DNA modification/repair radical SAM protein is translated as MNYDRIKEKLEILADAAKYDVSCSSSGSNRKNKNNGLGDSSGMGICHSYSEDGRCISLLKILLTNHCIYDCAYCVTRRTNDIKRAAFKVQEVVDLTINFYRRNYIEGLFLSSGIFKNADYTMERLIKVAKKLREEENFNGYIHLKSIPGASDELMREAGLYADRLSVNIEVPTVSGLKLLAPEKKHEDFTKPMEKVKNEIIQFKQEKKFLKSTPKYAPAGQSTQMIVGATGESDRDIMYSANYYYKQYNMKRVYYSGYVPISTDPRLPSITSQVPMLRENRLYQTDWLLRFYGFDIRELLNNHHPNLDLDIDPKLSWALRNQHLFPININLADKTMLARVPGLGMRSVHKIIQARKYRNLNWEHLKAIGVALNRAKYFIVCNSRLWEKKDWTADQIKSKILKTSSGKFRKDYSNQLNLFEHAV
- a CDS encoding TIGR03915 family putative DNA repair protein, giving the protein MPSRILIYDGTFKGLLTCIFQIYEERLNDFTIHPEGYNQTDFFAKHEVVVTDLEKSARVLKSFKNYTSKKAVHRIYRAFLSEIPGVELLIVEFFRHVFRHKSDLSDDFSYPPVLKIAQIERKVGREKHRMEAFIRFELLKDGIFFTKVAPDFNVLPLILKHFKNRYADQKWVIYDEKRQFGLFYDLKKVVTISINFEKKSKNNPDVLHENEISFQKLWKSYFESTNIKSRKNTKLHLQHVPKRYWKYLTEKTIFM
- a CDS encoding polyprenyl synthetase family protein codes for the protein MKIISQIKLPVEREMELFEKKFFQSMSSKVALLNRITHYIVNRKGKQMRPMFVFLVAKMVSDGKVNERTYRGASVIELIHTATLVHDDVVDDSNRRRGFFSINALWKNKIAVLVGDYLLSKGLLLSIDNNDFDLLKIISVAVREMSEGELLQIEKARRLDITEEVYYDIIRQKTATLIAACCSLGAASVKPDSGDVENMRRFGELIGMAFQIKDDLFDYGEEKIGKPTGIDIKEQKMTLPLIYALNHSDKKEKAWIINSVKNHNKDKKRVKEVIAFVKDKGGLEYASSQMILFQQEALKILDEYPESRYKESLELMVNYVIERKK
- the rlmN gene encoding 23S rRNA (adenine(2503)-C(2))-methyltransferase RlmN; this translates as MENKKKDIRALTKKQLQEFFVEHGDKSFRGSQVYEWLWSKGAHDFDEMTNISKQTRAMLAENFVINHIRVDQMQRSSDGTIKNAVKLHDNLTVESVLIPTPTRTTACVSSQVGCSLDCQFCATARLKRMRNLNPDEIYDQVVAIDNESRLYFDRPLSNIVFMGMGEPLMNYNNVMKAVEKITSDEGLGMSAKRITISTSGVPKMIKKLADDEAKIKLAVSLHAATDEVRTRIMPFNETFPLEDLREALEYWYSKTKSRITYEYIVWKDVNDTRKDAMALVRFCKFVPCKVNLIEYNPIDDGDFQQASSQATAMYQQLLEQNGITVTVRRSRGKDIDAACGQLANKSAS
- the queA gene encoding tRNA preQ1(34) S-adenosylmethionine ribosyltransferase-isomerase QueA, yielding MKLSNFNFELPPELLAEYPAENRDEARLMVLNRKEQTIEHKQFKDLIDYFDPEDVMVLNNTKVFPARLYGNKEKTGARIEVFLLRELNAETKLWDVLVDPARKIRIGNKLYFGDDESLVAEVIDNTTSRGRTLRFLYDGSYEDFRRKLKELGETPLPKYIKRDVQPEDQERYQTIYAKEEGAVAAPTAGLHFSKHLLKRLEIKGVNFAEVTLHVGLGTFSPVEVEDLSKHKMDSEEAFVKGDAVHTINKAKTEKRKVCAVGTTVMRVLESSVSSNQTLNEFGGWTNKFIFPPYDFSIANCMVTNFHTPKSTLLMMISAFAGHDFMMRAYEEAVKEKYRFYTYGDAMLIL